Proteins encoded by one window of Ascochyta rabiei chromosome 1, complete sequence:
- a CDS encoding Nem1-Spo7 phosphatase regulatory subunit, whose amino-acid sequence MSTLDQIVKGAPASNTSVDAVAASAYAHPPPHTATLHHPLPHHVIDVKSKTPRAPTLSLSDPTSLLPSSPPQIYLNLLILEASLRSQYLTLRARRRQNTFVLTLLALWIAFFFYLLWLRPREDGKGIGGSQYWLLDMLQKVGFITGVVTALLFWATGQWERGVRWPRRWIGVANRGLRGMNAKIVVIRGPWWHELVEWARFIVPFSGGLWGGEQGGSSYHFINVVQEKSHALDTGRPRQRIVEDGKEYAEEDIAPGGDHIKLLLLPKPFTPDFRQNWEMYRTEYWERENERRQELRKRVRARQREIAREEGGLLWWTGWRGWKRARGFPSRSSDVEKSGHAHTHSHSLSASNSRRRRPSTLQHGRDGSHSRSSSRSTTPGPDDDRFRPLETRERRWSTSTAGSTRSASNARSKTITQGNAASARQPQVRPGLPANGGSGGRPGTRTSMLSNASSLSELDDGGYEATNESKPRPQIRRKGSRESGSGSGKEAASA is encoded by the coding sequence ATGTCGACGCTCGACCAGATCGTAAAGGGGGCGCCGGCGTCCAACACGTCTGTCGACGCCGTAGCAGCCTCAGCCTACGCACACCCCCCACCGCACACGGCTACCCTCCACCATCCTCTCCCCCACCACGTCATCGACGTCAAGAGCAAGACGCCGCGCGCGCCCACCCTCAGCCTCAGCGACCCCACGTCCCTGCTGCCGAGCTCGCCGCCGCAGATCTACCTCAACCTCCTCATCCTCGAGGCCAGCCTGCGCAGCCAGTACCTCACCCTGCGCGCCCGCCGGCGGCAGAACACGTTCGTCCTGACCCTGCTGGCGCTGTGGatcgccttcttcttctacctgCTCTGGCTGCGCCCGCGCGAAGACGGCAAGGGCATAGGCGGCTCCCAGTACTGGCTGCTCGACATGCTGCAGAAGGTCGGCTTCATCACCGGCGTCGTCACCGCCCTGCTCTTCTGGGCCACGGGGCAGTGGGAGCGCGGCGTGCGCTGGCCTCGGCGCTGGATCGGCGTTGCGAACCGCGGGCTCCGCGGCATGAACGCCAAGATCGTCGTCATCCGCGGTCCGTGGTGGCACGAGCTGGTGGAATGGGCGCGCTTCATCGTGCCCTTCTCCGGCGGCCTGTGGGGCGGCGAGCAGGGCGGGAGCTCGTACCACTTCATCAACGTCGTGCAGGAGAAGAGCCACGCCCTCGATACCGGCCGTCCTCGACAACGCATCGTCGAGGACGGCAAAGAGTACGCCGAGGAAGACATTGCCCCGGGCGGCGACCACATcaagctgctcctcctccCGAAGCCCTTCACCCCCGACTTCCGCCAGAACTGGGAAATGTACCGCACAGAGTACTGGGAGCGCGAGAACGAGCGCCGCCAGGAGCTCCGGAAGCGCGTGCGCGCCCGCCAACGCGAGATTGCGCGCGAGGAAGGCGGACTCCTGTGGTGGACGGGCTGGCGGGGCTGGAAGCGCGCGAGAGGCTTCCCCAGCCGGTCTTCAGACGTGGAGAAGAGCGGACACGCACACACGCATTCACACAGTCTCAGCGCGAGCAActcgcgccgccgccgacccAGCACGTTGCAGCATGGAAGAGACGGAAGCCACTCGCGCAGTTCCTCGCGCAGCACCACCCCGGGACCAGACGATGACCGTTTCCGCCCGCTCGAAACCCGCGAGAGACGGTGGAGCACCAGCACAGCGGGCAGCACGCGCTCAGCCTCCAACGCACGCAGCAAAACCATCACACAAGGCAACGCGGCATCGGCGCGGCAGCCCCAGGTGCGGCCGGGGCTGCCAGCCAACGGCGGTAGCGGTGGTAGGCCGGGCACGCGAACGAGCATGCTCAGCAACGCCTCGAGCCTGAGCGAGCTAGACGACGGCGGCTACGAGGCTACCAATGAAAGCAAGCCACGGCCGCAGATCAGGCGGAAAGGGAGTCGAGAGAGCGGGAGCGGGAGTGGGAAGGAAGCCGCGAGCGCGTAG
- a CDS encoding Acylglycerol lipase has product MGIGSGIAVSLSFISCIWLPATLLCCLPWVQRQMLYLHWVTMFPGKWLEEPERAGFSKNQVTPFRIATKDGHRLFTWLVAPLGVYARHLHDFVHEQSGVEDVTEKLAFRLLRDDPEARLLIYFHGNAATLGQQRRTEEYRSYSSGACEKVFVLAFDYRGFGKSGGVPSETGLRKDAEAVVDWALHVARIPPSRIVLLGHSLGTAVSTAVAVQYADMGVEFAGIILCAAFTNAGNAFASYSIAGVVPVLAPVKMIPAVQAWFSRRMRDTWRTDVRLAALARKYSKLRLVLVHAEDDGTMPWNQTEELFKSTLKAATGANVDGDAWSAPKHDTVDLGEAGRQEIWEKGNARIEKLVAKHGDHNQMMTWSPIALAILQTFGLTASTTRL; this is encoded by the exons ATGGGTATCGGCAGCGGCATCGCCGTTTCACTTTCCTTCATAAGCTGCATATGGCTACCTGCAACACTCCTGTGTTGCCTGCCGTGGGTCCAGAGGC AGATGCTGTATTTACATTGGGTCACCATGTTTCCCGGCAAATGGCTTGAAGAGCCCGAAAGAGCTGGTTTTTCGA AAAATCAGGTCACGCCCTTCCGTATCGCGACCAAGGACGGTCACAGACTCTTCACGTGGCTTGTCGCACCGCTGGGCGTGTATGCCAGACATCTACATGACTTCGTTCATGAGCAGTCTGGTGTTGAAGACGTCACCGAGAAGCTAGCATTCCGATTGTTGCGAGACGATCCGGAGGCACGCCTGCTCATCTACTTTCACGGCAATGCGGCAACGCTGGGACAGCAGAGACGGACAGAGGAATACAGATCCTACTCTTCTGGCGCGTGTGAGAAAGTCTTTGTGCTGGCATTTGACTATCGTGGGTTTGGAAAGTCTGGTGGTGTGCCCTCGGAGACCGGCCTCAGAAAGGATGCAGAAGCTGTCGTCGACTGGGCTTTGCATGTCGCAAGAATACCTCCAAGCCGCATCGTGCTTCTGGGTCATTCGCTAGGGACAGCTGTTTCTACAGCTGTGGCAGTACAGTATGCTGATATGGGCGTCGAGTTTGCCGGTATCATACTGTGTGCTGCATTCACAAACGCAGGCAACGCGTTCGCCTCCTACTCAATCGCCGGCGTCGTACCCGTGCTTGCGCCCGTCAAGATGATCCCCGCTGTCCAAGCCTGGTTCAGTCGCAGGATGCGGGACACTTGGCGGACTGACGTGCGTTTAGCTGCGCTTGCTC GCAAGTATTCGAAGCTTCGACTCGTCTTGGTACATGCGGAGGACGATGGCACGATGCCATGGAATCAGACTGAAGAACTGTTCAAGTCCACACTCAAAGCCGCAACTGGAGCCAATGTGGATGGCGATGCCTGGAGTGCGCCGAAACACGACACGGTCGATCTGGGCGAGGCTGGCAGACAGGAAATCTGGGAAAAGGGTAATGCGCGCATCGAGAAGCTTGTAGCCAAGCACGGAG ACCACAACCAGATGATGACATGGAGTCCAATCGCCCTTGCGATTCTCCAGACCTTCGGATTGACGGCTTCGACCACGCGCTTGTAG
- a CDS encoding SET domain-containing protein 5, giving the protein MFLCRSSILSSFLVGALAQTTCKLPIPSVPYTSGVPSWQATEYTCQGPPDIYVVEPSNGKGLGVFALHDLDVGDIVMRETPILKIDPPNYAKGTGYPMALVSELVRREFERLSPDEQAEVMSLTYHATAVEEATRDKLGIIFRTNAYNTDDQIGLFPKIARINHSCRPNTSYYWSKKLNKRVVYASRKIKKGEEFFVSYIGLLSTHEERQKRLDRYGFKCTCEACAAEKALKQVSDQRRVEISKAFMDFEPQLTLDVPKSKSARRQARMNAQASSQLAGLVEEEGLADYYAKAYRVAAISHARIEEWQPAAIFANKGYKLKHMEDPESPYTAEMYSLTSSFIQSWESELKNQSSEKVSK; this is encoded by the coding sequence ATGTTCTTGTGCCGGTCCTCCATACTTTCGTCGTTCCTGGTGGGCGCCCTTGCCCAGACTACCTGTAAGCTTCCTATACCGTCGGTACCATACACATCTGGCGTTCCATCGTGGCAAGCCACCGAATACACCTGTCAAGGACCTCCTGACATCTACGTTGTCGAGCCCAGCAATGGCAAAGGCCTGGGTGTCTTTGCGCTCCACGATCTCGACGTTGGCGATATTGTTATGCGGGAAACGCCCATTCTCAAAATCGACCCGCCAAACTACGCCAAAGGAACCGGCTACCCCATGGCTCTAGTATCGGAGCTCGTTCGGAGAGAATTCGAACGTCTGTCGCCTGATGAACAGGCGGAAGTCATGTCCCTAACGTACCATGCAACTGCAGTAGAAGAAGCGACGAGGGACAAGCTCGGCATTATCTTCAGGACGAACGCATACAACACAGACGACCAGATTGGTCTCTTTCCCAAAATCGCAAGAATCAATCACTCGTGCCGACCAAACACCAGCTACTACTGGAGCAAAAAGCTGAACAAAAGGGTGGTGTATGCCAGTAGGAAGATCAAGAAAGGCGAAGAGTTCTTCGTGTCGTACATTGGCCTTCTCTCGACCCACGAGGAGCGACAGAAACGCCTCGACCGCTACGGCTTCAAGTGCACTTGCGAAGCATGCGCAGCAGAGAAAGCCCTCAAGCAAGTCAGCGACCAACGACGAGTCGAGATCAGCAAAGCGTTCATGGACTTCGAGCCGCAGCTGACTCTCGATGTGCCCAAGTCAAAGTCAGCTAGACGTCAGGCGCGGATGAACGCCCAAGCAAGCTCGCAGCTTGCCGGACTTGTCGAAGAAGAAGGTCTTGCTGACTACTACGCCAAAGCCTACCGGGTTGCGGCCATCAGTCACGCCAGGATCGAAGAGTGGCAACCAGCTGCGATATTCGCCAACAAGGGGTACAAGCTAAAACACATGGAGGACCCTGAGTCCCCGTACACGGCGGAGATGTACTCGCTCACCAGTAGCTTCATACAAAGTTGGGAGAGCGAGCTGAAGAATCAGTCCTCGGAGAAAGTGTCCAAGTAG
- a CDS encoding Cut9-interacting protein scn1 — MSNVPKIQNMKARCLTVMATRAEDQDLVVSTASKHGVRSANQADWSKEECIVPCFGWHPWFAHQMYITDDVNEEGNETNLTEDAKIAHYQKVLQPSRQDPSEEDIRIFSALPDPTPFSVFLSQTRRHLEAHPYALVGEVGLDRSFRIPEAWAPDLWATRNSSLTAGGREGRRLTPFRCQPAHQKEILKRQLRLAAELKRAVSVHGVQAHGLVYQALHELWKGHEREVLSRREKKKRGNDDPSVEMENSKAAREESSAPKPYPPRICLHSYSGSASNFKQYLNPAIPIRIFASFSTAINLGDALDEETPAEFAEMIKTVPDEMMLVESDLHTAGEEMDRRLEDIVRRICKIKGWGLEEGVERLGRNWRAFVFGDE; from the coding sequence ATGTCCAATGTCCCCAAGATTCAAAACATGAAAGCGCGCTGCCTCACTGTAATGGCAACCCGGGCAGAAGACCAGGACCTTGTGGTCTCAACAGCATCCAAACACGGCGTTAGATCTGCGAACCAAGCGGATTGGTCTAAGGAAGAGTGCATTGTCCCTTGTTTCGGATGGCATCCGTGGTTCGCGCATCAGATGTACATCACAGACGACGTAAACGAAGAGGGAAATGAGACGAATCTAACGGAAGATGCGAAGATTGCGCACTACCAGAAAGTCCTCCAACCCTCCCGGCAAGATCCAAGCGAAGAGGACATACGCATCTTCAGCGCCCTGCCAGATCCTACGCCTTTCTCTGTCTTCCTATCTCAGACTCGTAGACATCTTGAAGCGCACCCCTACGCACTCGTCGGCGAAGTCGGTCTAGACCGCAGTTTTCGAATCCCAGAAGCATGGGCGCCCGATCTCTGGGCGACACGCAACTCGAGCCTGACAGCTGGGGGGCGAGAAGGCCGACGTCTGACCCCGTTTCGATGCCAGCCCGCGCACCAGAAGGAGATTCTCAAAAGGCAGTTACGGCTAGCAGCCGAGCTGAAGAGGGCGGTCAGTGTGCATGGTGTGCAGGCGCACGGCCTGGTCTATCAGGCGCTCCACGAATTGTGGAAGGGCCACGAGAGGGAAGTGCTCAGCAGAcgggagaagaagaagcgcgGCAACGACGATCCAAGCGTTGAGATGGAGAACAGCAAAGCCGCACGGGAAGAGAGTAGTGCTCCCAAACCGTATCCGCCGAGGATATGTCTGCATTCGTATTCGGGGAGTGCGAGCAACTTCAAGCAGTATCTCAACCCCGCGATTCCAATTCGCATCTTTGCTAGCTTCAGCACGGCGATCAACCTGGGCGATGCGCTGGATGAGGAGACGCCGGCGGAGTTTGCAGAGATGATCAAGACGGTGCCAGATGAGATGATGCTTGTCGAGAGTGATTTGCATACGGCAGGCGAGGAGATGGATCGGAGGCTCGAGGACATCGTCAGGAGGATATGCAAGATCAAAGGGTGGGGCTTGGAGGAAGGCGTTGAGAGATTAGGGAGGAACTGGCGGGCCTTTGTGTTTGGAGATGAGTGA